GTAAATAAGGCTAGCAATTAGTTGGCAGGGAGTTTGACACGGACTTTGCATGTTTGTAGTTACTTTATATCTCCTCTCATGCACCAAATGCATGCAAATCCAATATTAAATTGTTCATTTAAAAGCCTACTGCACTCTAaagttttaacacattttagtgCAGATGAAGTATAACTCCTAattttattgtatattataaAGTGAGTGAAACGATGTTATTATTTCCCACAGCTAAACTGGCCAACTTTTACTGTATGGTAATGAACTAAACTTTGTAGTACACTTTCAGCAGTGGCGTTTactgtcaaatgtgtttttattttgtcacatttcttttcCAGTGGTGTTTTGCTAAACCAAATGGATGAACATAAAAGCTTTACTAGGGAAATAAAATGGTATACATATATCAGGCACAGAAACTTCGACCAAAATAATTGCTCAGATTATTTCCCCTGTAAATTCATTCTTTTGCCTTTTGCCGCGATGCCTAAACCCCATGTGGTTCATGAAAATACTCCAACAACATGACTACAAGCAGGATCTGACCTATTTAtacacattatttttgtaattgaagCATCGCTCTGTATtaataaatgtcattaaaaaaattaaaccgtGCCAGACACAAAATCATTTATTCCACATCATCAATGATTTCAAGTATTAAGtacaaacattaaattaattgtACTGACTTGTCCCATCATACATATTTTGGTCCACATGCCCTCTAGTACCCAAAACAAGTCCTATTTAACAGTGCTATAAAAAGTAAAAGCATTTCGCAATATAACCATGTACATGTTCTAATACACGTATGAAGTAAAAGTGAAAGGCAGTGTTGTGTATTTTCTCTTAACTACTGTGGTACCAGCATTTGTTCTACTGATAATCTGTTTAccacaatgtatttatttttgtaaagatgctcaaaaaataataataatgccagAGCCTAGCTACCATTTAGGATTTTTAGAACTCTTTTACATATGGTGATGATCCCTGTGCAAACAAAGATAATGTCTTCTCCAGTCAAATATATTCAGGTGGACGTTGAAACTCCACCCATCCACATCATCAGTAAGTTTTAATCTAGCCTATAACAGCAACCTGAAGCCAGTCATTGTCATCACATTTGCAAGGCTTCCCTGTAAGGTAAGGTCCATCTTCACGCTGAGTTCCTTGATGCTTCTACAAATTAACAATGTCTTATTCTTGTATAGTTATAATTAAAAAGCTTTGCATCACTTTTTTTGCCATCATCAAATGTCAGCATAAAATGTTCACAgacatttcactttttgttttcactttattGAACATTATGCATGCTAATCAtttattctatatatttttaatgtgccTAAAGATTACCATTGAGACAATTCTGGTATTTCTGGCActggtttatatatatatatatatatatataattaccttaatatattgtaatttaatataataataatatataataatataatataatatattataaaaaataaaacaataatttcatGCTGATAATTTTtaggcatattttctttctatGCTTGTGCATGCTCAATTCATTcaggaaaaaagaaatgtctGGCAAAGCAGACACAGAACCACACCTTGTTATCGTGCTGTGTTGACTCAAACAACCTAATCTTGGTGATGAACAGAGAAGCGACTTGTTCGACCAGTATGGCAGGTCACTGAACAAGCTAAGTTGTGTGTGCTCTTTTTACATAATGCCAGAgggctttaaaaaatataaataatttttactttttcttctcAGCTGTTTGTGTGCTGCGAAATGaaattttttctttattgataATCAAGCCTGACAATACAGCATTTTTAAATACGTCACACACTATAGTTTTCAGGGGTGATAAAATCCAGATTTGACTTGATTTATTGAAAAGGAAATATTTGCATAATTATACGATTAATCCTCAGTAATGTATTTATTACTTgtatcaaatgttttgtttgtctttgttctgTGGTGGTTCTTCTGTTTGTCTGGCCGTGCTTCACCTCCTCTGGAAATTTTCTCTTGCCATCTCTTCCCCATTTTTACTTTCAATttcagaaaatagaaaaaaaaaaaaatagaaaagaaaataaaaagtttttttgggtttttttttttaatgaataaatcacactccaaaaaaaaacatgttctatgcacatgcttttcattggaagGGGAAAagcaaatggaaataaatacaaatgaaaatccAGTGtactgctgcgattggctggcaaccagttcagggtgtaccccgcctcctgcccgatgacagctgggataggctccagcatgcccacaaaATAGAAAAGATTTCCACAAACGAATTTAGTACATTCAACTGATGGCTTTGCAAAAGGAGAGCTTCCAACCTTCTGATTTCTGTGCTTGTTTCTCAGTGTGTGTTGTAATTACTtttcaatgaattaaacttTTCTGTTCTGTATGCTCCTCTCAGGCTTATCCCATAGAGACCTTCATTTATCTGTTCTGCTGACGTCTGCTGACGAAGACAGCAGTCATGAATTGGTCTGCACTGGAGGTCCTCCTCAGCGGGGTCAACAAATACTCCACTGCGTTCGGCCGCGTCTGGCTCTCCGTGGTCTTTGTCTTCCGGGTGATGGTGTTCGTAGTGGCGGCTCAGCGAGTGTGGAGTGACGACAGCAAGGACTTTGTGTGCAACACGGCCCAGCCCGGCTGCAACAACGTGTGCTACGACGCCGTCTTCCCCATCTCCCACATCCGCCTGTGGGCCCTGCAGCTCATCTTTGTCACGTGTCCCTCCTTGATGGTGACGTGTCACGTAAAATATCGTGAGAAGAAAGACCTGGAGTACACCACCTCACACAAGGGGGCTCATCTGTACGCCAACCCTGGGAAGAAACGTGGAGGTCTGTGGTGGACCTATTTGGTAAGGATGGAAAGGTTTCATTTAACGGTTAAGCACTGATTCTAGTTTGAAAAAAGATGCATCGCACAAAACGTCTCTCTTTATTTTCAATTAGGTCAGCCTGTTTTTCAAGGCAGGCTTTGATGCCGGCTTCCTCTACATCCTCCACTATATTTATGAAGGCTTCGACCTGCCCAAAATGTCTAAGTGCTCTCTGGAGCCGTGCCCCAACACGGTGGACTGCTTCATTTCCCGGCCTACCGAGAAAAAAATCTTCACCATCTTCATGGTGGCCTCCTCAATCGTCTGCATCTTAATGTGCATTTGTGAAATGATATACTTCATCTGCAAACGCATGTTGAAACTCAGAAGAAGGAGGAATGAAATGCTGAGGAAGGAATTCGCCGACAATCAAGAAATGACAGCACTGGTGGCACCCAGGTCGGAGTTCAGGTCCAAAACTTCGATCCGAATGGACCCCACCGCCTCGATACACAACCTCAATAACATGACGGCTGAGGGTCTTAGAAACAATTCACAACGTTAAAATAGCAAGTTGGAGAACATTTAAGGAGCTAAGAATCTCTCAGATTCTGTGGatggcagcttttcagaaacttcaTCGATTCAATGATGACTGGAATGGCTTCCTGCTTGAAGGCACCATTtaaacatgtaaatacatgcaaacacAAGCAGCATGAGAAATGCATAAACATTTATTCACTACTCCTtacacaacatactgtacatattgaaaagaaacaaattacATTCTCCCATCCCTCATGCACTCAACAAAGACTTTACAGTCCGTATACTCAAAAGTGTAGGACAAAAGTAAACATAAACTACAACACTAAACATGTTTGCGTCTAAATGTTGCAAACACTAGCTGGTCCTAATTCTCCTTGTTTTGGTCCACAAGTTTCTAGTTATTCAGGCAAATCAACTGAACTAAAGTGTAATGGCATTGTAATATTCATGCTACCCATGTcataattcattaattcatttatcttccgttccgcttatcctcacaagggtcgagggcatgctgaagcctatcccatataaacacatataaacaaacaaccattcgcactcatattcatatctacgggcaattcagagtcttcaattaacctgccatgcatgtttttgggtaggtgggaggaaaccggagtaccccgaaagaacccacgcaggcacggggagaacatgcaaactccacacaggcgaggccgggatttgaacccgggtccccagaactgtgaggcagacgttctaaccagtcgcacaccgtgccaCCCCATGTCATAATATTTCAGaaattgaatcccaaagctgagCTTCTCTTTAAAGGGGAACATTCGAGTCAtatcattttgtgtttattctacCAACTGattatgatgtttttattttgtatttagcaAAGAAGCCCcataaagatatatttttttactttttttttcccccatttgcaTTCTTTATGTTGACCATGTTTGTAAAACAGTACATAAAGGGGTAAATGGGTTTTCATTTGTGTAAGTCTTGTCCACCTTTAAGGCACTCAAAGCACTTTAACACTGTCTCATGATTCACCTATTGATGACGCAGCATCAGGAGCGACTGGGGATTCTgtaccttgctcaagggcacttcGGCATCGTCACAGGGCACAGGATCCAACCCACAAACTTTCAGATTGTGAGATGACAACTCTACCGCCTGGGCTATGATGGCTCAATAAAATCTCTTTTGGTTTCATTTTCGCTCATGGCGGAAAATCACCCTGAACAGTTGTTACAGCAAAACAAGTTTGATTGGATTCTTAATTGTGGAAAATATCAAAAGTGGAATTCTGAACTATCAGAGTCAACTGTCACCTCTAATTGTCTAGTTCCATTTACAACACTTACCTGTAAGATATAAGCCTTTGTGTTAATTACGTtccaaacatacaaacatataACTTTTCATCTTGCCACTGTTACGATAATAACATGTACTTGGTAGTCACTTTTTaatgccatttttcttttttttcttttttttgtgacattgtgcATGCAAATAGATGTTTATGTGGTTAAAGAGCCCAACGagagaatgtacagtatgtgatgaaAGTAAACAATATGGTAATGACATATCT
This is a stretch of genomic DNA from Phycodurus eques isolate BA_2022a chromosome 20, UOR_Pequ_1.1, whole genome shotgun sequence. It encodes these proteins:
- the gjb9b gene encoding gap junction protein beta 9b; translation: MNWSALEVLLSGVNKYSTAFGRVWLSVVFVFRVMVFVVAAQRVWSDDSKDFVCNTAQPGCNNVCYDAVFPISHIRLWALQLIFVTCPSLMVTCHVKYREKKDLEYTTSHKGAHLYANPGKKRGGLWWTYLVSLFFKAGFDAGFLYILHYIYEGFDLPKMSKCSLEPCPNTVDCFISRPTEKKIFTIFMVASSIVCILMCICEMIYFICKRMLKLRRRRNEMLRKEFADNQEMTALVAPRSEFRSKTSIRMDPTASIHNLNNMTAEGLRNNSQR